A genomic window from Lotus japonicus ecotype B-129 chromosome 1, LjGifu_v1.2 includes:
- the LOC130730307 gene encoding BEACH domain-containing protein C2-like: MQFNTLAEPSYNDITSESLDLSNPSSYRDLSKPVGALNPDRLKKFQERYASFDDPVIPKFHYGSHYSSAGTVLYYLVRVEPFTTLAIKLQGGNFDHADRMFSDISGTWNGVLEDMSDVNELVRELFYLPEVLTNENSIDFGTTQLGGKLDIVRLLAWAENPVDFVHTHRMVLESEYVSAHLHEWIDLIFG; this comes from the exons TAGTTATAATGATATAAC TTCAGAGAGTTTGGATCTTTCAAATCCTTCTTCTTATCGAGATCTTTCAAAG CCTGTTGGTGCACTGAACCCAGATCGTCTGAAAAAATTTCAAGAGAGATATGCTAGCTTTGATGATCCAGTTATCCCCAAATTCCATTATGGATCACACTACTCAAGTGCAGGAACA GTCTTATATTACCTTGTTAGAGTTGAACCTTTCACCACCCTTGCAATCAAATTACAAGGCGGAAATTTTGATCATGCAGATCGGATGTTTTCTGATATTTCTGGTACTTGGAATGGAGTTCTTGAGGATATGAGTGATGTAAACGAATTG GTTCGTGAGCTATTTTACCTCCCCGAAGTCCTCACTAATGAAAattcaattgattttggtaCAACGCAGTTGGGAGGAAAACTTG ATATTGTAAGACTTCTAGCTTGGGCTGAGAATCCAGTTGATTTTGTGCACACGCATAGGATGGTTCTGGAGAGTGAGTATGTATCTGCTCATTTACATGAATGGATTGACCTCATATTTGGGTAG